In a genomic window of Methylovirgula sp. 4M-Z18:
- a CDS encoding amidohydrolase family protein, whose protein sequence is MAHEEVKAPKGPQKLVIRNIGLMLSGDLANPILDADTIVAVDGKIAAIGRAKDVDTSGATSIVDAHGTCVSPGLIDSHVHPVAGDWTPRQNQLGWIDSFLHGGVTTMISAGEVHTPGRPRDIVGLKAMAITAQRTFSAFRPGGVKVHAGAPCIEPGMVEQDFKDLADAGVTLLGEVGLGGVKDGPTARQMVAWARKYGIQSTIHTGGPSIPGSGLIDKDVVLEADTDVVGHINGGHTALPTDQIRCICEGCKRGLELVHNGNERAALYTLRVAREMNDLQRVILGTDAPAGSGVQPLGILRMVSLLSSLGDVPAEIAFCFATGNTARMRKLDCGLIEVGRSADFVLMDKAQHSAGKNLLDSVQLGDLPGVGMTIIDGIVRTGRSRNTPPATNVPEVVVS, encoded by the coding sequence ATGGCGCACGAAGAGGTAAAGGCACCGAAAGGCCCGCAAAAACTGGTGATCCGCAACATCGGCCTCATGCTCAGCGGCGACCTCGCAAACCCGATTCTCGATGCCGATACGATCGTGGCCGTGGACGGCAAAATCGCCGCCATCGGCCGCGCCAAGGATGTCGACACGTCCGGCGCGACCAGCATTGTCGATGCGCATGGCACTTGCGTCAGCCCCGGCCTGATCGACAGCCATGTGCATCCGGTCGCCGGCGACTGGACGCCGCGCCAGAACCAGCTCGGCTGGATCGACAGTTTCCTGCATGGCGGGGTCACCACCATGATTTCGGCCGGCGAAGTGCACACGCCCGGCCGGCCGCGCGACATCGTCGGCCTCAAGGCCATGGCGATCACCGCACAACGCACCTTCAGCGCCTTTCGCCCCGGCGGCGTCAAGGTGCATGCCGGCGCGCCCTGCATCGAACCGGGGATGGTCGAGCAGGACTTCAAGGATCTCGCCGATGCGGGCGTGACGCTTCTAGGCGAGGTCGGCCTCGGTGGCGTCAAGGACGGCCCGACTGCGCGGCAAATGGTCGCGTGGGCGCGCAAATACGGCATTCAATCGACGATCCACACCGGCGGGCCGTCCATTCCCGGCTCCGGGCTGATCGACAAGGATGTGGTGCTGGAGGCGGATACGGATGTGGTTGGCCACATCAACGGCGGCCATACCGCTCTGCCGACCGATCAGATCCGCTGCATTTGCGAGGGCTGCAAGCGCGGGCTCGAATTGGTGCACAACGGCAACGAACGCGCCGCGCTGTACACGTTGCGGGTCGCCAGGGAGATGAACGACTTGCAGCGCGTTATTCTCGGCACCGATGCGCCGGCGGGCTCTGGTGTGCAGCCTCTTGGCATTTTGCGCATGGTGTCGCTCCTCTCCAGCCTGGGCGACGTGCCGGCCGAGATTGCCTTCTGCTTTGCCACGGGCAATACGGCGCGCATGCGCAAATTGGATTGCGGTCTGATCGAGGTCGGACGCTCGGCCGATTTCGTGCTGATGGATAAGGCCCAGCATTCGGCCGGCAAGAATTTGTTGGACAGCGTGCAACTCGGCGATTTGCCCGGCGTCGGCATGACGATCATCGACGGCATCGTGCGCACTGGCCGCAGCCGCAATACGCCGCCGGCGACGAACGTGCCGGAAGTGGTGGTGTCATAG
- the eda gene encoding bifunctional 4-hydroxy-2-oxoglutarate aldolase/2-dehydro-3-deoxy-phosphogluconate aldolase, whose protein sequence is MRVSPVIPVLTMKDAADGIAQAKALVAGGLRVLEVTLRTAGALEAIAAIAKSVPGAIVGAGTVTEPAHIQASIDAGATFLVSPGVSPKLREAAADSPIPFLPGIATASEAMALMDYGFRALKFFPAEAAGGAKYLSSIAGPLSQLTFCPTGGIDLAKAPTYLALKNVACVGGSWMVPKSLIDAGDWEGIEKLAREAANLKAS, encoded by the coding sequence ATGCGTGTCTCGCCTGTCATTCCGGTGCTGACCATGAAGGACGCGGCGGACGGGATCGCCCAGGCCAAGGCGCTGGTGGCGGGCGGCCTGCGAGTCTTGGAAGTCACCTTGCGGACCGCGGGCGCGCTCGAAGCCATCGCCGCCATCGCGAAATCGGTGCCCGGTGCCATCGTCGGCGCCGGCACAGTGACGGAGCCGGCGCATATTCAGGCGTCGATCGATGCTGGCGCGACATTTCTGGTGAGCCCCGGCGTGTCGCCGAAATTGCGCGAGGCCGCCGCCGACTCGCCCATCCCCTTCCTGCCCGGCATCGCCACGGCCTCCGAAGCCATGGCGCTCATGGATTACGGCTTCCGCGCGCTCAAATTCTTCCCGGCCGAGGCGGCCGGCGGCGCAAAATATCTTTCCTCGATCGCCGGCCCCCTAAGCCAGCTCACCTTCTGCCCGACGGGCGGGATCGATCTGGCCAAGGCGCCGACCTATCTCGCGCTCAAGAACGTCGCTTGCGTTGGCGGCTCCTGGATGGTGCCGAAATCGCTGATCGATGCGGGCGATTGGGAAGGCATCGAGAAATTGGCGCGCGAAGCGGCAAACCTGAAGGCGAGCTGA
- a CDS encoding chromate resistance protein ChrB domain-containing protein yields MSSFTFIAPEKLARLIGTPKCPALLDVRAPDDSASNPSLVPGAYPCSHENVLQWAATFRPSAIVTIGQRGKTLSQGAAAQLRVAGVHAEVLEGGFEAWQKLNLPLVPAAKIPPRGPQGCTVWVTRARPKIDRIACPWLIRRFVDPNAQFLYVAPPEVEAVGQAFSATPFDIEGVFWSHRADTCTFDTMIEEFGLETEPLLRLAAIVRGADTARLDLAPEAAGLLAASLGLSRMYGADLEQLDAGCQLYDAFYRWCRDATDETHNWPTNKP; encoded by the coding sequence ATGTCGTCGTTCACCTTCATTGCACCCGAAAAACTCGCGCGCCTGATCGGCACGCCCAAATGCCCGGCCCTGCTCGACGTGCGCGCGCCGGACGATTCCGCGTCAAATCCGAGCCTTGTTCCCGGCGCTTATCCCTGCTCCCATGAAAATGTTCTGCAATGGGCGGCAACGTTCCGACCCTCTGCCATCGTGACCATCGGCCAACGCGGCAAGACACTCTCGCAAGGCGCGGCTGCGCAGCTTCGCGTCGCCGGTGTGCATGCAGAAGTTTTGGAGGGCGGTTTCGAGGCCTGGCAGAAGCTCAATCTCCCGCTCGTGCCGGCCGCGAAGATCCCTCCGCGCGGCCCCCAGGGGTGCACGGTTTGGGTCACGCGCGCCCGGCCCAAAATCGACCGCATTGCCTGTCCATGGCTCATCCGCCGGTTTGTCGATCCGAATGCGCAATTCCTCTATGTGGCGCCGCCGGAAGTGGAAGCCGTCGGACAAGCTTTTTCCGCAACGCCCTTCGATATCGAAGGCGTGTTCTGGAGCCATCGCGCCGACACATGCACATTCGACACGATGATCGAAGAGTTTGGCTTGGAGACGGAACCATTGTTACGGCTCGCAGCAATCGTGCGCGGTGCCGATACGGCGAGACTTGATCTTGCGCCGGAGGCTGCGGGGTTGCTCGCCGCATCCCTTGGATTGTCGCGCATGTATGGCGCCGATCTCGAACAATTGGACGCCGGCTGCCAACTCTACGACGCCTTCTACCGCTGGTGTCGCGACGCGACAGACGAAACGCACAATTGGCCGACCAACAAACCTTAG